A region from the Vanessa tameamea isolate UH-Manoa-2023 chromosome 3, ilVanTame1 primary haplotype, whole genome shotgun sequence genome encodes:
- the LOC113397205 gene encoding proton-coupled amino acid transporter-like protein pathetic — MGQDEKKGTIVLDNFNSTTNLTTNPGFQSTLSLGSKEVINEKAYNPFEHRKVEHPNSTIGSLVHLLKSSLGSGILAMPAAFKNAGLAIGALGTIIIGFICTHCVYVLVKTSQEVCVEAKKPSMGFAETCGAAFEFGPKRLRPWANFARTFIDYTLTCTYLAALCVYVVFIAENFKEVLDEYNPDYKLSVEVYCALTLVPLVLICQIRNLKWLVPFSALANVFLVICFAITMYYIFTDLPNPAERKTVASVTQWPLFISTVIFAMEGIGVVMPVENEMAKPQQFLGCPGVLNVAMTIVISLYGIVGFFGYIKFGESVRGSVTLNLPQDEILAQSAKILMALSILFTYSLQFYVPMEMIWRQIHDKIAVKYHEITQISIRTTAVIGSVALAAAFPDLELFINLCGAIFLSSLGLLTPAIVDTVHNWDRGLGKFNWILWKNIFISIISFIALFAGSYVSIISMVEKYNSTAMIGKGANMTSLST; from the exons ATGGGTCAAGACGAGAAGAAAGGGACGATCGTTCTGGACAATTTCAATTCGAC GACTAATCTAACAACGAACCCAGGTTTTCAATCAACATTAAGTTTAGGTTCCAAGGAAGTCATCAATGAAAAGGCGTACAATCCCTTCGAACATCGGAAAGTGGAACATCCTAATtc GACAATTGGTTCTCTAGTTCATTTACTTAAGTCCTCGCTTGGCTCCGGCATCCTGGCTATGCCCGCTGCCTTCAAGAATGCAGGGTTAGCAATAGGAGCACTTGGAACAATTATTATCGGCTTCATTTGTACGCATTGCGTTTATGTACTG GTAAAAACATCACAGGAAGTTTGCGTGGAAGCGAAAAAACCGTCAATGGGATTCGCTGAAACTTGCGGAGCGGCCTTTGAGTTTGGGCCGAAAAGATTGCGACCTTGGGCTAATTTTGCCAG gACTTTTATCGATTACACGCTCACTTGCACTTACTTGGCCGCATTGTGCGTGTATGTCGTGTTCATTGCAGAGAACTTTAAAGAG GTTCTAGATGAGTATAATCCAGATTACAAATTATCCGTTGAAGTATATTGTGCACTTACTCTGGTACCACTTGTATTGATTTGTCAAATACGAAATCTTAAATGGCTGGTTCCATTCTCCGCACTGGCCAATGTCTTCCTCGTCATATGCTTTGCGATTACCATGTACTACATATTCACCGATCTACCCAACCCTGCTGAGAGGAAAACGGTTGCTAGTGTCACGCAATGGCCTCTTTTTATCAG TACGGTGATTTTTGCCATGGAAGGAATTGGAGTAGTTATGCCAGTTGAAAATGAGATGGCTAAGCCACAACAGTTCCTCGGATGCCCTGGAGTACTGAATGTAGCGATGACTATCGTTATTTCTTTGTATGGCATAGTTGGATTCTTCGGCTATATCAAATTTGGAGAATCCGTTCGTGGTAGTGTCACGCTTAATCTTCCACAGGATgaaat ATTGGCACAGAGTGCAAAGATCTTGATGGCGCTGTCGATCCTCTTCACGTACAGCTTACAATTCTACGTGCCCATGGAAATGATCTGGAGACAAATCCACGACAAAATCGCTGTAAAGTATCATGAAATTACTCAAATAAGCATCAGAACAACAGCTGTGATTGGATCTG TTGCCCTGGCCGCAGCCTTTCCGGACTTGGAACTCTTCATCAACTTATGCGGTGCAATCTTCCTCTCCAGTCTCGGTCTGCTTACTCCAGCGATCGTTGATACAGTACACAATTGGGATAGAGGTCTTGGGAAATTCAATTGGATTCTTTGGAAGAACATTTTCATCtccattatttcatttatagctCTCTTCGCGGGTTCTTATGTATCCATAATAAGTATGGTTGAAAAGTATAATTCAACAGCAATGATCGGTAAAGGAGCTAACATGACAAgtttaagcacgtga